A genomic window from Plasmodium malariae genome assembly, chromosome: 10 includes:
- the PmUG01_10021000 gene encoding conserved Plasmodium protein, unknown function, producing MSIKSPCLEILPFIFREEQISNRIQTFPTETMKKAYLELKGYFEQYKIYAEKLINFTGSMNDENQRKEKLTIKLRCEYYAVLFSQSSKLLNEYINFRNKLILELAINVNGLINSIHPNIIQRLNEDEKKELQRYCENIRSERTKSKLQNKFTVCFLNDLIIEDLNYDGMENDQRVRNVFYPAGLKVSVFEDKALDLQKCEWAKILKD from the exons atgtcgATAAAATCTCCTTGTTTAGAAATATTACCCTTTATATTTAGGGAAGAACAGATAAGTAACAGAATTCAAACATTCCCAACAGAGACTATGAAAAAAGCTTATTTAGAACTGAAAGGATATTTTGAACAATACAAAATTTACGCAGA gaaatTAATTAACTTTACTGGCTCAATGAATGATGAAAAtcaaagaaaagaaaagctGACAATTAAATTGAGATGTGAATACTATGCTGTACTATTTTCCCAATCATCTAAGCTTTTAAACGAATACAT aaattttagaaataaaCTTATATTAGAATTAGCCATAAATGTGAATGGTTTAATAAACTCTATACACCCGAATATTATACAAAGACTTAACGAAGACGAGAAAAAAGAACTGCAAAGATATTGTGAa aatatcAGGAGTGAAAGAACTAAGTCCAAGTTACAAAAC AAATTCACTGTATGTTTTTTGAACGATTTAATTATAGAAGATTTAAATTATGATGGAATGGAGAATGATCAACGAGTGAGAAATGTTTTTTATCCGGCTGGGCTTAAAGTAAGTGTTTTTGAAGATAAGGCATTAGACTTACAAAAATGTGAATGGgccaaaattttaaaagattag